The genomic window GCAAGGCTCTGGACGAACTCCTCGAGCGTCTTCGCGCCCACCAGCTTCTTGCCGGGGTTGGCCGCGATGAAGGCCTCGGTGGTGGCTTCGGTGCGGTTGTACACGCTGACCTGGAAGCCGCGGCTTTCCACGTTCAGCACCAGGTTCTGGCCCATCACGGCCAGGCCGATCAAACCGAAATCGCTTTTGTTGCTCATGGCCCTTCTTTCCTGTGCGATAGATGTGACCGGCATTGTGCCGGGGGTGCTGCCGGGCTGCCTTCGGGCCCGGCAATACCCGCTTGGCAAGCACGCACGGCTTGGGTATGTTGGCGCGATGAACGGAAATGCCTCCGCTGCAATCCAGACGTGGTCCACCGATGCCGTGCCGGCGCCGCAGCGGCTCGACTACTGGATCGGCGCGGTGTGCGAGGGCTTTCTGGAAATGGACGTGACCAGCTCCTTTACCGGCAGCTTCAACGCGACGCTCGAGTCCGCGCCGCTCGGCGCGATTGGCGTGAACCGGGTCCGCGGCACCGCGCAGGACGTGTACCGCAGGCGCAGGGCCATCGCCCATAGCCGCAGCAATTACTATTACCTGCTGTGCAAGACAGATTCGCCGTGGGTCGCCGTGCAGGACGACCGCTCGGCGCGCATGCTGCCAGGCGATGTGGTGATGGTCGACTCGCGGCGCTGCTACGAATTTCATTTTCTGCAGCGCGCCGACACGCTCTCGCTCGAACTGCCCACCGCGTGGGTCGAGGCGTGGCTGCCCGACGCAGCCGACCAGGTAGCGCGGCGCATCGACGGGCAATCGGGCTGGGGTTGCGTGCTGAGCGGTTTTGTCCAGCAGCTTTCGCCCGAGGTTGCGTTGCAGCCACCGATGCCCGCGGCGTTGCTGACCGATTATCTCGGTGGCTTGCTCTCGCTCGCGGCCGGCACGCACGGGACTGCAACGCCCAGCGAAAGCGGCCGCGCCGAGCTGCGCCGCCGCGTTCTCGACGCCACGCGCGAACGCCATGCCGAGCCCGGACTGACCGCCGCGAGCGTTGCCCGCGGGCTGGGCATTTCGGAGCGCAGCTTGCACCGCGCCCTGAGCGAGGGAGCGACCACCTTCGCCGCCGCATTGACCGGCTTTCGCATGCAGGTTGCGCGGCGCATGCTGGGCGATGCGCGTTTCGATCGCCTGAGTATTGCGGAAATCGGATTTCGCGTCGGTTTGACCGATGCGTCGCACTTCGTCCGCCAGTGCCGCCGGCATCTCGGCGCAACCCCGGGCACTCTGCGGCGCCAGCGCTGAGGCAGGCCAAGGCAGAGCAGGGCTGGCGCTTGGCATCAATCGGCCAAACGCCTGGCGGCCAGCGGCCATTTGCCCCCCTGGTGTTTTCTAAAGTCGTATCCATTCAATGACGAAGGAGACACGCATGTCCGACACCTATGTTCTCGTGCACGGCGCATGGCACACCGGCGCAGAGATGGAAGCCGTGGCCGGCAGCCTGCGCGAGGCTGGCCACGTGGTGCATTGCCCCACCTTGGCGGGCAACCGCGCCGGCGACGACCGCTCGCGAACCGGCCTTGCCGATGGGATCGAGTCGGCGGTCCGTTTCATCGAGGAGAAAAACCTGACCGAGGTTCGCCTTGTGGGCCACAGCTATGGCGGGATGGTGATCTCGGGCGTGGCGGACCGCATCGCGCAGCGGCTCAAGCGGCTGGTGTACGTCAATGCCTTCGTGCCGCTGGACGGCGAATCGCTCAACGACATGGTGCCGCCGCACTACACCGCGATGTTCGACGCCATTGCAGGAGCGAACGGCAACGCCGTGACGCTGCCGTTCGAAATTTGGCGCGAGGCCTTCATCAACGATGCCGACCTGGCGCTGGCGCAGGCGAGCTACGAGCAGTTGAACCCGCATCCCTACCGCACTTTCACTGACAAGATCCGGTTGCGCGAGCCGCTGGCGACGCTGCAACTGGGCAAGTCCTACGTCAACTGCCTGCAGGACACGGCCATGCCGCACAGCCTGCCATGGCACCCGCGGCTGTCGGAGCGGCTCGGGCTCTTCAGGCTGGTGGAGTGCCCCGGCAGCCATGAGATGTTCTTCTCGAACCCGAAGCGGCTGGCGCAAGCAATCCTGGAGGCGGGGCGGGACTAAGACCCGGGCAGCTCAGCCGCCGAAGAGCGCATCGAACACGCGAATGGAGGCATACGCATCGTTGGCCGCGTAGCGGATCTGCGCTTCGGTCAGCTGCTTGTTGGCCCAGTTCGACGTCGTCGCCTTGCGCGACTTGACGAAGCGCCGGTTGAACACCAGCGCCACGGCCGTCTTCACGCCCACCGACTTACGGTAGCCGCGGCGGCGAAATTCGTTGTCGATGTCGAACACCGCCTTCGGCTCGATGTTGAGGCGGTTGCGTATGAGCGTGAGGTCGCTCGAAAGCCCGAAGCCGACCTTCTTGAGTTCGGTCGAGGCGAGCAGCGCGGCGACGACCGGGTTGCATTCGGTGCGGTGCAGTTGGAACAGCCAGGCCTTCTCGCGCGTGGAAAACTGCACCACGTGCGGGCCGCCCGACACTTCGTTCTTGGCGAAGGTGGGCTTCGATTCGGTGTCGAAGCCTGCAACGCCGGCGGCCAGCAGAGCGGCGGCGGCGTGCTCGGCGTCTTGCAGCGTGGTGACGACGACGATGTCCTGCAGGCCCAAGCCCTCGAAGGCTTCCAGAAGGGCAATCTGCTCGCGTTCGGGAAGGGGTGGCAACGCGGTGATGTCGCCGCTCACAAGGAGGCTGCTTTCTTTTTCTTCACTGGGGCTTTCTTTGCGGGTGTCTTCTTGGCAGCCGTCTTGCCGGCGATGGTCTTTTTCTGCTTTGGCGGCTGGCCCGAGCGCAAGGCCGCTTCGTAGGCCCGGCGGCCCCAGAGCGCGGCTTGCTGGCGGTCCTCGAAGAGATCGGCAGGCGCCTGGCGGTACGACATGGGCATGGTCTTGCCGTTGCGCTCGTAGGTGAACGGCGGCAGGTTCAGTTTGTCGAAGTGTTCGGCGCTGGTGGCGTCCGACTTGAGGTAGAGCGTGTCCTTCAGGACGATCGCGATCATGCGTCCCTCGTGAAAGATGCCGTGGCCGCCGAACATGCGCCGCGCCTCGATGCGGCCGAAGCGCTCGAAAATCTCATGCAGGCTTTCTACGAACTCACTCATCGCGCAAGCCGCTCATGACGTGATCTCGATGCGGTTGCCGTCCGGGTCGAGCACCACGCTTTCGTAGTAGTCGTCGCCGGTGCGGCGCGGGCCGTCGAGCAGCGGGTAGCCGTCGGCCTTCAGCCGCTGCGTGAGTTCGTCCACCGCCGCATTGGAACCCACGCTGATGGCCAGGTGCGTCCAGCCCATGCGTTGTGCGCCGGGTTCGGCTGGCACGGGCGAGAGGGTGCTGGTGGTCATGGCCTCGATGCGGGCGCCATCGCCCAGGCTCAGGAAGCAGGATGCAAAACCCTTGGCCGGGTTGACATAGCCCGCGCCGGCCGTGGCACCGAAGTAGTCGACGTAGAAGCGCTTGCAGCGTTCGAGGTCGGTGGTCCAGAGAGCGATGTGATCGATGCGCATGGAAAGACAAGACGAAGGAGATGAGCGTTCAGCCGATGCGTCGCGGCTGGCGTGGCGTGCCCTGCGGAAGCCAATGGTAGGCGACCCGCTCGCGCCCGCTGGTGGGGTGCCGGTCGACCGCACCGCGCACGAGGCCGTAACGCTCGTAGAAGCGCTGCGCCGCGGTGTTGTTGATGGCGACGTGAAGCTTCC from Variovorax paradoxus includes these protein-coding regions:
- a CDS encoding helix-turn-helix domain-containing protein, encoding MNGNASAAIQTWSTDAVPAPQRLDYWIGAVCEGFLEMDVTSSFTGSFNATLESAPLGAIGVNRVRGTAQDVYRRRRAIAHSRSNYYYLLCKTDSPWVAVQDDRSARMLPGDVVMVDSRRCYEFHFLQRADTLSLELPTAWVEAWLPDAADQVARRIDGQSGWGCVLSGFVQQLSPEVALQPPMPAALLTDYLGGLLSLAAGTHGTATPSESGRAELRRRVLDATRERHAEPGLTAASVARGLGISERSLHRALSEGATTFAAALTGFRMQVARRMLGDARFDRLSIAEIGFRVGLTDASHFVRQCRRHLGATPGTLRRQR
- a CDS encoding alpha/beta fold hydrolase, which translates into the protein MSDTYVLVHGAWHTGAEMEAVAGSLREAGHVVHCPTLAGNRAGDDRSRTGLADGIESAVRFIEEKNLTEVRLVGHSYGGMVISGVADRIAQRLKRLVYVNAFVPLDGESLNDMVPPHYTAMFDAIAGANGNAVTLPFEIWREAFINDADLALAQASYEQLNPHPYRTFTDKIRLREPLATLQLGKSYVNCLQDTAMPHSLPWHPRLSERLGLFRLVECPGSHEMFFSNPKRLAQAILEAGRD
- a CDS encoding 3'-5' exonuclease, with translation MSGDITALPPLPEREQIALLEAFEGLGLQDIVVVTTLQDAEHAAAALLAAGVAGFDTESKPTFAKNEVSGGPHVVQFSTREKAWLFQLHRTECNPVVAALLASTELKKVGFGLSSDLTLIRNRLNIEPKAVFDIDNEFRRRGYRKSVGVKTAVALVFNRRFVKSRKATTSNWANKQLTEAQIRYAANDAYASIRVFDALFGG
- a CDS encoding TfoX/Sxy family protein, which produces MSEFVESLHEIFERFGRIEARRMFGGHGIFHEGRMIAIVLKDTLYLKSDATSAEHFDKLNLPPFTYERNGKTMPMSYRQAPADLFEDRQQAALWGRRAYEAALRSGQPPKQKKTIAGKTAAKKTPAKKAPVKKKKAASL
- a CDS encoding VOC family protein codes for the protein MRIDHIALWTTDLERCKRFYVDYFGATAGAGYVNPAKGFASCFLSLGDGARIEAMTTSTLSPVPAEPGAQRMGWTHLAISVGSNAAVDELTQRLKADGYPLLDGPRRTGDDYYESVVLDPDGNRIEITS